One region of Pantanalinema sp. genomic DNA includes:
- a CDS encoding pirin family protein has protein sequence MAEDPILEVLPLGMPWQTPDPFLFCVHHDDAYPAGNDRLGPAASLHGRDIGQDFAGRDGWSMYHGDVVPGFPGHPHRGFETVTIVLKGFVDHSDSLGATARFGEGDVQWLTAGRGVVHSEMFPLLDPHGPNPLELFQIWLNLPRASKMAEPHFKMLWRETIPTSVALDAQGKRTEVLLIAGELGDRRSPAPPPDSWAARDEADVAIWSIRMEPGARWQLPAAEPGVNRTLYYFGGSGLHVSGIPVPSASGVRVRPDSDLELIAGPDASRLLLLQGRAIGEPVTQYGPFVGTTSEDIQQAYADYRATAFGGWPWPSDDPVHPRDAGRFARYPEGRIERPV, from the coding sequence ATGGCCGAGGATCCCATTCTCGAAGTGCTACCGCTGGGGATGCCGTGGCAGACCCCGGATCCCTTCCTGTTCTGCGTCCATCACGACGATGCCTATCCCGCGGGCAATGATCGGCTGGGGCCGGCGGCGTCGCTGCACGGCCGGGACATCGGCCAGGACTTCGCCGGGCGCGATGGCTGGAGCATGTACCACGGCGACGTCGTGCCGGGATTCCCCGGGCACCCTCACCGGGGCTTCGAGACCGTCACGATCGTCTTGAAGGGCTTCGTCGACCACTCGGACTCGCTCGGCGCCACGGCGCGCTTCGGCGAGGGCGACGTGCAGTGGCTGACGGCGGGAAGGGGCGTCGTCCACTCCGAGATGTTTCCGCTGCTCGATCCGCATGGTCCTAACCCGCTCGAGCTCTTCCAGATCTGGCTCAATCTGCCGCGCGCCAGCAAGATGGCCGAGCCGCACTTCAAGATGCTGTGGCGCGAGACCATCCCGACCTCGGTCGCGCTCGACGCGCAGGGCAAGCGGACCGAGGTCCTCCTCATCGCGGGCGAGCTCGGCGATCGCCGCTCGCCGGCTCCGCCGCCGGACTCCTGGGCGGCCCGCGATGAGGCGGACGTCGCGATCTGGTCGATCCGGATGGAGCCGGGGGCGAGGTGGCAGCTACCCGCCGCCGAGCCGGGGGTGAACCGAACGCTTTATTATTTCGGTGGATCGGGGCTTCACGTCTCGGGCATCCCGGTTCCTTCCGCCTCGGGCGTGCGGGTCCGCCCCGATAGCGACCTGGAGCTCATCGCCGGCCCCGACGCGAGTCGCTTGCTCCTGCTTCAGGGGCGAGCGATCGGCGAACCCGTGACGCAGTACGGTCCCTTCGTGGGAACGACCTCCGAAGACATCCAGCAGGCCTACGCCGATTACCGGGCCACCGCCTTCGGGGGCTGGCCCTGGCCGTCGGACGACCCGGTTCATCCCCGGGATGCCGGTCGTTTTGCCCGCTACCCGGAGGGTCGTATCGAGCGGCCGGTCTAA
- a CDS encoding thioredoxin family protein codes for MKRFNSTGEIDAEIAQSRLHVLYVSDGACSVAEAVWPKIEALRAKFPEAEMSFVLLDDLPELAGRFSIFTVPVVIVHFEGKEVLRQARIPQLGALEQTLKRFSEFME; via the coding sequence ATGAAACGATTCAACAGCACAGGCGAGATCGATGCGGAGATCGCGCAGTCAAGGCTGCATGTGCTCTACGTCTCCGACGGGGCCTGCTCCGTCGCAGAGGCGGTCTGGCCGAAGATCGAGGCCCTCCGCGCGAAATTCCCTGAAGCAGAGATGTCCTTCGTTCTGCTCGATGACCTCCCGGAGCTTGCCGGCCGCTTCTCGATCTTCACGGTGCCGGTGGTCATCGTCCACTTCGAGGGCAAAGAGGTCTTGCGCCAGGCGCGGATTCCGCAACTTGGAGCGCTTGAGCAGACGCTCAAGCGCTTTTCCGAGTTCATGGAATAG